One Ezakiella massiliensis genomic window, CTTTTTTTACTTGCATGGCTCCTGCCACATCAATCTCGAGTAAGACCGTATTACCCTTTTCTATTTGTCCAAAGACAAAGTCCTTTGGCGTTCCATAAATATTTTGATGCACATGAGCGTATTCAAGCATCTTATCATTTTCAATTAATTCATTAAATTCATCTTCGCTAATAAAAAAATAACTTTTTCCGTCAACCTCACCTTCTCTAGACTGCCTTGTGGTTGCTGATATAGATAAAACTATTTCCTTGTTATTTTTTAATAATTCTTTGCAAACCGTTCCCTTGCCAGCACCAGATGGACCTGACAAAACGACTAGAAGCCCTTTGCTCAAAATTTTCACCACCATTTCTTTTTAACTAATAAACTTTATACGCTTATTATATAAGAAGGAATTTTATAAAACAATAGAATGTTTCGAAAACTTAACAATATACTTTTTATTCTATGATATAATTGCCTTGAGGTGAATTATGTCATTAAACGGACCAGCAATTAGACTTTTAACAAAAGAATTAAACGATAGCTTGCTTGGAGCAAGGGTCGATAAAATATATCAGGAAAACAAAGATGTATCAATCCATCTTAGAGCAGGTAGAGAAAATAAAATTTTATATTTTTCTTTTTCCTCTGATACTCCTGCTGTATATCTGACTGATAAGAAACAGGATTATCCACAAGAGCCCCCATCATTTTGTATGTTACTTAGGAAATATCTAGTAGGAGCTCGTGTTTTAAAAATTGAACAAGTAAGAATGGATAGAATAATATCAATTACTTTCTCAACCTCTGCTGACATATACTCAACAGATCAAATTAAAATGCAATTTGAAAGCATGGGAAAATATTCTAACCTTATTGTTGTAGATGCCAACAATAACGAAATCATCGATTCACTGATAAGGGTTTATCCAGATATGAGTAGTGTACGGCTTGTACTTCCAAAAGAAGAATACAAACTACCAGAGGCTAATGGCTTGTACCCACTGAGTGCAAGTCAAGATGATATAAAAAACAAGCTCGAAGAATCTAAACTTC contains:
- the gmk gene encoding guanylate kinase translates to MSKGLLVVLSGPSGAGKGTVCKELLKNNKEIVLSISATTRQSREGEVDGKSYFFISEDEFNELIENDKMLEYAHVHQNIYGTPKDFVFGQIEKGNTVLLEIDVAGAMQVKKAYDDAVLMFLLPPSMEELKKRIIGRGSETEESLRIRFNNAYKEIEQIDKYDYFIINEEVEEAAKDIEEIINAELHKVKRFKNLKEKVLGE